A region of the Lachancea thermotolerans CBS 6340 chromosome E complete sequence genome:
CCAAGAACAAGCGGAGAAACTCGGATACCTGCATTTTTTGACAGTATGCGGAGTCTTCCAAGCTCAGTTGGAGGCTCTGGTGCTGGGGCAAATAATTCAGAcatgtttttttttgtttccggTAGTTGGGAGCTGTAAAACTGGCAAAAGCGGGTATAGTGGATGCTCGAGCTTTATATGTTAGTTAGGCTGACTAATTTCGGCACTTAAGAGGGGCGCCAAGCTTCAGTACTGATTGTAGAAATCATCTAAGTTGCTAAGTTTAGCGCAAAGATTTGTCATCTAAACACTTGATCCCCCTCACTTTAGATTTTCATTGTACGACAAAGGGGAGATGACAATTGTTAACATACACGGACGTAGAACGCACGTATCACGCACGGAGTTATAACAGAGAACAGGTCTGCAGTACGTGAGGGAGCAAATCATACCTGTTTTCAACACTAGTGCTCAACAGACATTAAAACCAACAATAAAATGTTACATGTCCAGAGGTGATTCTTGCCAATTAGGGTTCATCATCTAGAAGCACACTAAGaaacaaaactctcaaatTCACTTTCCTGACAGACTTGGAGGTCGCTTCGACTAGTTTGTCTATTAAAAACTGTAATTACGTATTCTATTGTAACCTACATGGTTTAACGGCATAGACGTCTATGGTAGGTTCTCCGAAAGTGCAATTCATCGGAATCAtgtgaaaaaaaacaccaGGCTCTTAATGTCCTTAATATAATCGGTTCGGCTAGCAGATGTATTGCATGAACAAATTATTTCATGAACGCAGTATAAATTTTAAGTCGCTGCGCTACAGCTGACGCAATTCAATAAATTCTACCTTCCTTCATGACAAAGACCAAATTTGTCTCAGGTTCATCTAAGATAGCGATGTCGTTCAATGGATTAgaattcatcaacaaaagatCCGCAATGAACCCTGGCTTTATTTGACCGAGCTTGTCACCAAGACCGTTCATTTCTGCTGGTGTCACTGTGGCAGAtaaaagaacttcttgagcagtCTGGACCTTCCCTCTGATAAAAAACTCCTGGGTTTGATAGCCAGCTAGCGGCCCAAGCAAATCGGAGCCATAGCATATTTTAACGCCTTTGCTTTGAGCGATTTTCAGCGCGTCTATTCCTTGGCTGAGAACCTCTGCATTTTTCTGGCTATTAACTGGCCCCAGGAAGCTTCCAAACTGGTCTGAAGCCATTATTTTGTAGGTGACTAAGGTCGGGGTCAAGTAACATCCTAGCTTAGCCATCAGTTCAGCGGTCTCCTCGTCTAAAAGGTTTCCATGTTCAATACCCCTAACGCCGAGCTTGATACAGTTTTGAATTGATTCAGCTGTGTACGCATGTGCGGTGACATAGGTGTGGTAGGTATTCGCGACATCCACGAGGGCTCTTATCTCATCGTGGCAAAATTGCACGTTAGTGATCTTGTCAGTTGGTGATGCCACACCTCCACCAGCCATTATCTTAATGAAGTCAGCACCTCTCCTGAACTCCTCTCTAGCAGCTTTGTAGCATTCGCCCACTCCATCAGCGACAACTCCAACTTGACCATAATGGCATGAGCAGGACTCAAAAGCGCTTGCAGGAAGATTTCCTGGTCTCAAGTCTCCGTGACCACCAGTTTGAGAGATAGCGTGTCCACAAGTTATCATCCTGGGGCCAATCACAGACCCATCGTTCACTGCAGCTTTGATGTAGCTTTCAGCGCCCCCACAATCCCTGACTGTTGTGAAACCTCGGGCCAAGGACGCCTCCATCGTGTACCGAACTCTAAGAAGCGAAACCGTCTTGGGCATTGTCATCAGTTTACCTATGTCGAGTTCTCCTGTCACTGAGGCCATATGAACATGATTGTCAAACAAACCTGGTGTCACGTATTTTCCAGTGCCGTCAATA
Encoded here:
- a CDS encoding KLTH0E16874p (highly similar to uniprot|P40896 Saccharomyces cerevisiae YJL213W Hypothetical ORF) is translated as MKNCLIDVNERNNKKLEDLAVPWRFKPLQKHCIKNTNLIDVVKGTTLPEAYIFVEDGKISRVEFGSGQPVDTDSNEYQIIDGTGKYVTPGLFDNHVHMASVTGELDIGKLMTMPKTVSLLRVRYTMEASLARGFTTVRDCGGAESYIKAAVNDGSVIGPRMITCGHAISQTGGHGDLRPGNLPASAFESCSCHYGQVGVVADGVGECYKAAREEFRRGADFIKIMAGGGVASPTDKITNVQFCHDEIRALVDVANTYHTYVTAHAYTAESIQNCIKLGVRGIEHGNLLDEETAELMAKLGCYLTPTLVTYKIMASDQFGSFLGPVNSQKNAEVLSQGIDALKIAQSKGVKICYGSDLLGPLAGYQTQEFFIRGKVQTAQEVLLSATVTPAEMNGLGDKLGQIKPGFIADLLLMNSNPLNDIAILDEPETNLVFVMKEGRIY